TAAATTCTacgaaaaatttattttttttcagaaTTCAATACATTTGCCCacttatataaatacaacAAATATTTGCGATCTACATCGTCgcagtttttattttttctttcttctggTGTCATGtttcttcttttcttttgaaACCACCATTTAattgaatttatattcaaatcGAGAAGCCCGCTCAAGTCTTCTACTAAATTCAATGATGGCCATTGAACTCTTTCATAGGTGTGAAAGAGCACATACTCTTTAACCTGCGTATAGCTTCTTGGTTTGTatcttttgttttctttttttagttttatcaATCCAAATAGAGCCTCCGCCAAAGTATTATCGTTTAAGAAGTTATTCATACCCCGTggagaaataaataattaaatacttaaatattaatataaaattatatttaatatattatgtTACTAATTAAGACTGTTTTTTCGAAAAAAGCAGGGAAGCTAATTAATGCAACtttaacaataataatatattataatgtagaaatttacaaattggTGTAATATGATTTGTATATGcaataaaatgattttcATGATTATTGTTCATTGATTTatcattattaatatatatatatatatattgatCGATTACATTTGTTTACTATTATATCAAATATGAGCTATAGcatttgtatttaattaatcaaacttttaaaagcattattttatataaacattCTAATAATTGTcatttcaaatatttatgaatattttattggTGAATTTAATCAGACAACATACATGacacaaaaaattacataaaaaaatatattattgatgtattttcataaaattcaTTTGTTTTGGGAAATAATCAAAACGtgtcaaatattttgatgttttattaattatgcgtcataaaatataaaaaatgtgtaatatttatacaaaGAATTCGCATTTATATGGTAATTTATGATTCATGttgctttaaaaatattccagAGTTTTGAAAGGAATATGGAATATAACTGCTAACTTTACGTTCTTTCTATgcaaaaactaaaaaataaatataaataaaatgtttggCTGTATTGGAATACATAATCCTTAGTATTAACTCAACAAGAAAtggatttttattagaaaagtaaactaataaattaataattaatatgtACATTCTTACTgtataatttacaaaaaaatcaaacttgctcaataaattttatcaataacAACTTTAACTTGTACagtatttattttacaattgaAGTCATATTAGTAACCATTATAAATAccattttttagattttccCTCCTTCAAATcgaaataaattaaagcAGTGTGATaaaattagtaaaaaattaattttattattcttaaaatttcttgaCAATGCAATTAATgctattaatttttcttctatttgcgacattttttagtttaCATAAATCGGGTCTTTTATAACTATAAGATCTTGgttattttctaaattagttctaaataatatttttggcTGATAagtatagatttttttggGCATAAGTAAACATTAGCTACAAAAAATCGATATaaggttttttttgtcttttttgcccctttttttcaaaaacagaagaaaaaaaatgttaggaaaaaacaaaaatagaaaaaattaaataaatagttATGACAACATAcggtaaaaaaatatataaaagctTCATATACTATATCAACGTTCTGGGCAAAAATCAGCAtctttgtaaaaaaaactgggggtcaaaatttttaaaaagtagccccttttttaaaaaaggaacGGAATGATGATTAATAAAGAGAATGAAGATTTTTACGAACGTCTGCTAAACAAGAAATATAAGCagaaaagtaaaatatgCCCTTGGTATATGTGGTATTATTTACcacattattttatttttatttatttccctccaaatgaattttctagaaaatattttgctataaatattttctttttacttTACCACAAATTTTTGGAAGATGAGAAGAACTGGAAACAAAGACAGGTACAGTGACATCGGAAAGGCCTCTCATACCTTACCCCCCTCACATGAGAAACCAATCTAGCCCACAATGGAAATACAATAAAcacaatttaaataaaaatatacttaaTAGTATTGCAGGGAGGAGCATCATCGAATGCTACTTACAAACAGGACACCTCCCCGGTGGTAACACCACAGTATACAAATATAGTTTTTAACGAAACTAGTTACTTAAGGTGTAAAGCTGAAAAGTACAGACATAAATTTCAGTTTGGAATAATTCATTATATGAAAACACTAGACTAGATCATTATctgatttaaaaataataaattgtGGATAATGGGAATTAAAGTGTTACATATATCAAGAATTTTGGGATGTAATGTACAAAATGTAAGTTACACTTGCAAAAATTATgcaatttaaatatttttaagaggtatttaaataatagaaGCAGATAGGAGGCTAAGATGTCGTAGTATAGAATGTTGagaagaaattttgaaaagaTAGATATAATTGGGAAAACTTGTTAAGAAAGGGGTTGGTGTTTTTTATAGGGATGGTAGAAAGAATCgaattaaagaatatagtttttataatcagCTTAAAACACAAGGGCATATTGCTTCCAATCATTCTTAAGTAATTGGTTTTAATCCGTCATCCATTCGAATATTCGGAAGGTATATAACATTAAAACATCATTATGTGGTGTATAGAACTGTGGATCCTAGTCAAGCATTTACAGACTCAAATACAGGTGTCCATACAAATACCATCAAGGGATTTGAAGGTCTTTTTAATCCTCTGTACACAATTGAGTTTTCACGAATGAAATTGctaaaatttaatcaactctttatatgataaaattataagagTCAATACACCTTCaaagcatttttaaattttgtttttgatattttttagttatcAATGTCTGACGACGAAACAACGCTGACAATAAGAATCACTAAATGTGAGTGATTTCTATTCAATATATATGTGAAGATTGATGAGATTGACAAGGATTGATTAATATTGAACATAAGCATATAGAGAATTACTTCTACTTCTGCAATTTACTCTTTTCAGGGAAGACGTCGAAATGGTATTccaaatatttcttatttatttattttccagCCCTACTCTTCATCATAAGTCTAAAACACAAttcaaataaatctatGAATGATACTCCGTCTTCAATTTCAGAACCCCCGTGCCAAGCACACTTAATGTATATCTACACAAtttacatatttattaCATTATAGACGTTTCTGaagtcttttttaatttttttttaaattggcAATTTGTACAATTTTGatccttttttttttctacaCCAATGCTGATATAGCCTTTTGGcctaatatttatttatgtgaaattgataatttttatttttagacaAAAAGCTAAAATTTAACAATTCTTCTTAGTAAATACGCGATTATGTAGTTATATTAAATGAATAGGTAACAAGCTTATACATTTTGATAATGGTCGTGTGGAAATAAAAGTATGGCAAAAATATACTAATCTTAAGGAGATTCATAATAAGCCTGACATTCTTGTGCTTgacaaaaataagaaagaaattttgaTAGTTGAAGCTGGTATCAGGATCGGGGAACGACTTACTTACTATAGTCgagaataaaaaactataaaaatatgccCTTT
Above is a window of Vairimorpha necatrix chromosome 2, complete sequence DNA encoding:
- a CDS encoding homeobox domain-containing protein is translated as MNNFLNDNTLAEALFGLIKLKKENKRYKPRSYTQVKEYVLFHTYERVQWPSLNLVEDLSGLLDLNINSIKWWFQKKRRNMTPEERKNKNCDDVDRKYLLYLYKWANVLNSEKK